The following are from one region of the Desulfovibrio sp. Huiquan2017 genome:
- a CDS encoding transcription antitermination factor NusB, which translates to MQARSSKPLPAARRVALEALFRCLMNKQDIQASLDAALSSGVDDPRDQGLATELSYGYLRLKGRLEYVLSRFLKDPGKLNPKMRLAMGVAAYEILFLDKVPAYASVDWAVEFSKSKPGARLAGLFNAVLRRVSELGDDAHDPDFFRKDASLPEFLSRWYSCPQWLVDLWWREYGEKTAIDYLEAQLRPPALGFNLFGHPEADALYTEISSWPELLDIDGMSFALPAGTAFEGEPDPPLARQSFAARQAMEALEPETWDGPVWDACAGRGGKTRVLLEKGLDVFASDPHRGRLAALCRELPGVETFEANAAEAEPPRVPGVILLDMPCSGLGVLSRRPDTKWKRRPADLGDLTLLQREILDNALERVRPGGRIAVITCTLNPEENQGLVTRFAGDHERVRVEREWTTPSDSPLNEFFYAASLSVK; encoded by the coding sequence ATGCAAGCACGTTCCTCCAAGCCCTTGCCCGCCGCCAGGCGGGTGGCGCTCGAAGCCCTGTTTCGTTGTCTCATGAACAAGCAGGACATCCAGGCCTCCCTGGATGCGGCCCTGTCCTCCGGCGTGGACGACCCGCGCGACCAAGGCCTGGCCACGGAGTTGAGTTACGGATACCTGCGGCTTAAGGGCCGCCTTGAGTACGTCCTTTCAAGGTTCCTCAAGGATCCCGGGAAGCTCAATCCCAAGATGCGTTTGGCCATGGGTGTGGCCGCCTACGAAATTCTGTTTCTGGACAAGGTCCCGGCCTACGCCTCGGTGGATTGGGCCGTGGAGTTTTCCAAGTCCAAGCCGGGCGCGCGGTTGGCCGGATTGTTCAACGCCGTGCTTCGGCGGGTGTCCGAATTGGGCGACGACGCCCATGATCCCGACTTTTTCCGCAAGGACGCCTCCCTGCCGGAATTTCTGTCTCGCTGGTACTCCTGCCCGCAATGGCTGGTGGACCTGTGGTGGCGCGAATACGGGGAGAAGACGGCCATCGACTATCTGGAGGCTCAGCTTCGACCCCCGGCGCTCGGCTTCAACCTCTTCGGCCACCCCGAGGCGGACGCCCTGTACACCGAGATTTCGAGCTGGCCCGAGCTTCTTGATATCGACGGCATGAGTTTCGCCCTGCCCGCGGGTACCGCTTTCGAGGGCGAACCCGACCCTCCCCTGGCCCGGCAGTCCTTTGCCGCGCGCCAGGCCATGGAAGCCCTGGAGCCGGAGACCTGGGACGGCCCGGTCTGGGACGCCTGCGCCGGACGGGGGGGCAAGACCCGCGTGTTGCTGGAAAAGGGGCTCGACGTGTTCGCCTCGGACCCGCATCGGGGCCGCCTGGCCGCGCTGTGCCGCGAACTGCCCGGGGTGGAGACCTTCGAGGCCAACGCGGCCGAGGCCGAACCGCCCCGCGTGCCCGGCGTCATCCTCCTGGATATGCCGTGCTCGGGGCTGGGCGTGCTTTCGCGCCGCCCGGACACCAAATGGAAGCGTCGGCCCGCCGATCTCGGGGACCTGACCCTGTTGCAGCGGGAGATCCTGGACAACGCCCTGGAGCGGGTCCGGCCCGGCGGGCGTATCGCGGTCATCACCTGTACTCTCAATCCCGAGGAGAACCAGGGGCTCGTCACCCGGTTCGCCGGTGACCACGAGCGGGTTCGGGTCGAGCGCGAATGGACCACCCCGTCCGACTCGCCGTTGAACGAGTTCTTCTACGCGGCCTCCCTGTCCGTAAAATAG
- a CDS encoding molybdopterin-dependent oxidoreductase: MKTVTACTMDCGDACSLLVDTEKRTIRGNPNHPFTKGFCCKKGARYLQRLDSDERVTEPLVRRGDRLEPTDWDTALDLVAARLDAARRAPETILHIHGHGYRGILGQASTNFFERLGASSVYGCLCDDTGIEACLRDFGALNHNDPEDILNSDRVVNWGRDLTRCSVHQLALLKKARQKGVEVLSISPGGDGTPEFSDVNVIIRPGTDRFLAAAVLKLFLEAGDLNPWVLTRTKNWPALRGLVDGLRFTELCAACEVPPADAEMVYEWYADRGNTATLLGWGLQRYLFGGENVRFINAVAMVSGNIGVRGGGAYFNISSGRNLGSWAHLIEGGAKRETPRRLLLQDLGAELRRADPPVEFVWIDGHNVVNQVPDSLAVAGALTAPFTVVVDGFLNDTALCADVILPPALMFEQRDVVGSCLHNYVNLCAPAVPPRGLARPDFDVLADLGARLREPVRFPDEETCLLEGLKRSGVSFDELRENGFARVNHPFVAFENLVFGHLDGLYRFPEALHPEPGRDPDYPLQLLTVVHGDFLHSQIPEAEQRGVPSVWISRANPAFGVLDPESDVYLVTDLGAMEVRVRTVDDLHPRAVLMRRGGWMKYGHGANAIIRPSVTDMAFGMAYYSQSCRLENR; this comes from the coding sequence ATGAAGACCGTTACGGCATGCACCATGGATTGCGGCGACGCCTGTTCGCTGCTGGTCGATACCGAAAAGCGGACTATCCGGGGAAACCCGAACCACCCGTTCACCAAGGGCTTTTGTTGCAAGAAGGGGGCCCGTTACCTGCAACGGCTGGATTCGGACGAGCGCGTCACCGAACCGTTGGTCCGGCGCGGGGACCGCTTGGAGCCCACGGACTGGGACACGGCGCTCGACCTCGTCGCGGCCCGGCTCGACGCGGCCCGGCGTGCGCCCGAGACCATTCTGCACATTCACGGCCACGGCTATCGCGGCATTCTCGGTCAGGCCAGCACCAACTTTTTCGAGCGCCTGGGCGCGTCCTCGGTGTACGGCTGCCTGTGCGACGACACCGGCATCGAGGCCTGCCTGCGCGACTTCGGCGCGCTCAATCACAACGACCCCGAGGATATCCTCAACAGCGACCGGGTGGTCAATTGGGGCCGGGATTTGACCCGTTGCTCCGTGCACCAGCTCGCCCTGCTGAAAAAAGCGCGGCAAAAGGGCGTCGAGGTCCTGAGCATCTCCCCGGGCGGCGACGGCACGCCCGAGTTCTCCGACGTCAACGTGATCATCCGGCCGGGTACGGACCGTTTCCTGGCCGCCGCCGTGCTCAAGCTCTTTCTGGAGGCGGGGGATCTCAACCCGTGGGTCCTGACCCGGACCAAGAACTGGCCCGCCCTGCGCGGGCTCGTGGACGGCCTGCGGTTTACGGAGTTGTGCGCGGCCTGCGAGGTCCCGCCCGCAGACGCGGAGATGGTCTACGAGTGGTACGCGGATCGGGGCAATACGGCCACCCTCCTGGGCTGGGGCTTGCAGCGCTATCTCTTCGGCGGGGAGAACGTCCGCTTCATCAATGCCGTGGCCATGGTTTCCGGGAACATCGGCGTGCGCGGCGGGGGGGCCTATTTCAACATTTCTTCGGGCCGCAACCTCGGTTCCTGGGCCCATCTGATCGAGGGCGGCGCGAAGCGGGAGACGCCACGGCGGCTGCTGTTGCAAGACCTGGGCGCGGAATTGCGCCGGGCCGATCCGCCCGTGGAATTCGTCTGGATCGACGGGCACAACGTGGTCAACCAGGTCCCGGACAGCCTGGCCGTGGCCGGGGCGCTGACGGCCCCCTTCACGGTGGTGGTGGACGGATTCCTGAACGACACGGCCCTGTGCGCGGATGTGATCCTGCCGCCTGCGCTCATGTTCGAGCAGCGCGACGTGGTCGGTTCCTGTCTCCATAATTACGTCAATCTCTGCGCTCCGGCCGTCCCGCCGCGCGGCCTGGCCCGGCCGGATTTCGATGTGCTGGCCGACCTGGGGGCGCGGTTGCGCGAGCCCGTCCGCTTCCCGGACGAGGAGACTTGTCTGCTCGAGGGCTTGAAGCGCTCGGGCGTGTCCTTTGACGAGTTGCGGGAGAACGGCTTCGCCCGGGTCAACCATCCCTTCGTGGCCTTCGAGAATCTGGTCTTCGGCCATCTGGACGGGCTGTATCGCTTCCCCGAGGCGCTGCATCCCGAACCTGGGCGGGACCCGGATTACCCCTTGCAACTCCTGACCGTGGTGCACGGCGATTTTCTGCATTCGCAGATCCCCGAGGCGGAGCAGCGCGGCGTGCCCTCGGTATGGATTTCGCGGGCCAATCCCGCTTTTGGTGTCCTGGACCCGGAATCCGACGTATATCTGGTCACGGACCTCGGGGCCATGGAGGTCCGGGTCCGGACCGTTGACGACCTGCACCCCCGGGCCGTCCTCATGCGCCGGGGCGGGTGGATGAAATACGGCCACGGTGCCAACGCCATCATCCGTCCGTCCGTCACGGACATGGCCTTCGGTATGGCCTATTACAGCCAGTCGTGCCGCCTGGAAAACCGATAA
- the hisS gene encoding histidine--tRNA ligase, translating into MAKVQKIKGFADLFPEEAAKYTFMEACAREVFSCYGFGELRTPILEKTELFQKSIGEDTDVVGKEMFTFPDRKGRSLTMRPEATAGVVRAFIESKTHQPGNISKFFTFGPMFRYERPQKGRQRQFHQINAECFGADEPQADAELILMLTTFLRRIGLKALTVELNSLGCHECRPAYKQALVDYYHSKDKANFCEDCRRRMETNPLRVLDCKVPSCKELVQDAPLITDHLCPDCEAHFADVRAVLDGAGVAYTLNPRLVRGLDYYVRTCFEVTSLDIGSQTSVAGGGRYDGLIKSLDGPDCPGTGFACGMERLALLLDDVAPKAPDFYLAVVDQSAANEAMLFAQALRDKGLNGEVSFAGGSMKSRMRAANKSGAQTCLILGGSELADKTVTVKDMAGDKEQETVDRALYLANL; encoded by the coding sequence ATGGCGAAAGTACAAAAAATAAAGGGATTCGCGGATCTTTTCCCGGAAGAGGCCGCCAAGTACACTTTCATGGAGGCCTGCGCCCGCGAGGTCTTCTCGTGCTACGGTTTCGGCGAACTGCGCACGCCCATCCTGGAGAAAACCGAACTGTTCCAGAAGTCCATCGGCGAGGACACCGACGTGGTCGGCAAGGAGATGTTCACCTTCCCGGACCGCAAGGGCCGCTCCCTGACCATGCGCCCCGAGGCCACGGCGGGCGTGGTCCGCGCGTTCATCGAATCCAAGACGCATCAGCCGGGCAACATTTCGAAATTCTTCACCTTCGGCCCCATGTTCCGGTACGAGCGCCCGCAAAAGGGCCGCCAGCGCCAGTTCCATCAGATCAACGCGGAGTGCTTCGGAGCGGACGAGCCCCAGGCCGACGCCGAGTTGATCCTCATGCTGACCACGTTCCTGCGCCGCATCGGCCTCAAGGCCCTGACCGTGGAGCTCAACTCCCTAGGCTGCCACGAATGCCGTCCGGCCTACAAGCAGGCCCTGGTGGACTACTACCACTCCAAGGACAAGGCGAACTTCTGCGAGGACTGTCGGCGGCGCATGGAGACCAACCCCCTGCGCGTGCTCGACTGCAAGGTGCCCTCCTGCAAGGAACTGGTCCAGGACGCCCCGCTGATCACCGATCACCTCTGCCCGGACTGCGAGGCCCACTTCGCGGACGTGCGCGCCGTACTCGACGGGGCGGGCGTGGCCTATACCCTGAATCCCCGCCTGGTGCGCGGCCTGGACTACTACGTGCGCACCTGCTTTGAAGTGACCAGCCTCGACATCGGGTCCCAGACCTCGGTGGCGGGCGGCGGCCGGTACGACGGCCTGATCAAGAGCCTGGACGGCCCGGACTGCCCGGGCACCGGCTTCGCCTGCGGCATGGAGCGCCTCGCCCTGCTGCTCGACGACGTCGCGCCCAAGGCCCCGGACTTCTACCTGGCCGTGGTGGACCAGAGCGCGGCCAACGAAGCCATGCTCTTTGCCCAGGCCCTGCGCGACAAAGGCCTGAACGGCGAGGTCAGCTTCGCGGGCGGCTCCATGAAATCCCGCATGCGCGCAGCCAACAAATCCGGCGCCCAAACCTGCCTGATCCTGGGCGGAAGCGAATTGGCCGACAAGACCGTCACGGTCAAGGACATGGCCGGGGACAAGGAACAGGAAACCGTGGACCGGGCCCTGTACCTGGCGAATTTGTAG
- the aspS gene encoding aspartate--tRNA ligase, with product MSEQERDYDEFRVIEDLAGWRRTHHNNELTAADMDAEVCLMGWVQFRRDHGGLIFLDLRDREGLTQVVFNPADNAEVHERAHAIRPEYVVAVKGKVRPRPEGMANPSMVTGEIEIEVSDYKLLNTSETPPFPIEDRVEVSENLRLKYRFLDLRRPSLARNFILRNKAAQSVRRYLDGLGFLEVETPVLTKSTPEGARDFLVPSRVNQGEFYALPQSPQLFKQMLMVSGMDRYFQIVKCFRDEDLRADRQPEFTQIDIEMSFVDEALIQEMAEGMVRTLFKETIGVDLPDPFPRMTFADAMRDYGVDKPDLRFELKHIDITDVFKNSGFKVFASSELVKVMVVPGGAELSRKEIDEYTKFVEIYGSKGLAWIKVKEDGEWQSPIVKFFSEDEIATLRERSGCKPGDILFFQAGPADIANAALGNLRCELGKRFGLIKEGEFKPVWITDFPLLEWDPDEKRFVARHHPFTSARPEQMQVLKDDPGQAIARAYDIVMNGYEVGGGSIRIHTEDQQKAMFAALGIQEDEAREKFGFLMDALKFGAPPHGGIAFGLDRLIMILTGSKSIRDVIAFPKTQKATCLMTEAPSEVPSKQLRELGIRLREKKKEE from the coding sequence ATGTCCGAACAAGAGAGAGATTACGACGAGTTCCGCGTCATAGAGGACCTGGCGGGCTGGCGGCGCACGCACCACAACAACGAACTGACGGCCGCCGACATGGACGCGGAAGTCTGTCTCATGGGCTGGGTCCAGTTCCGCCGCGACCACGGCGGGCTGATCTTCCTGGACTTGCGCGATCGCGAAGGGCTGACCCAGGTGGTCTTCAACCCCGCGGACAACGCCGAGGTGCATGAACGCGCCCACGCCATCCGCCCCGAGTACGTGGTGGCGGTCAAGGGCAAGGTCCGCCCCCGTCCCGAGGGCATGGCCAATCCGAGCATGGTCACCGGCGAGATCGAGATCGAAGTCTCGGACTACAAGTTGCTGAACACCTCGGAAACCCCGCCCTTCCCCATCGAAGACCGCGTGGAGGTCTCCGAGAACCTGCGTCTCAAGTACCGCTTTCTGGATCTCAGACGCCCCTCCCTGGCCCGCAATTTCATCCTGCGCAACAAGGCCGCCCAGTCGGTGCGCCGCTACCTGGACGGGCTCGGCTTCCTGGAGGTGGAAACTCCGGTGCTGACCAAGTCCACCCCCGAGGGCGCGCGCGACTTCCTGGTGCCCTCCCGGGTCAACCAGGGCGAGTTCTACGCCCTGCCCCAGTCCCCGCAACTGTTCAAGCAGATGCTCATGGTCTCGGGCATGGACCGCTATTTCCAGATCGTCAAATGCTTCCGCGACGAGGACCTGCGCGCCGACCGCCAGCCCGAATTCACCCAGATCGACATCGAAATGTCGTTCGTGGACGAGGCGCTCATCCAGGAGATGGCCGAGGGCATGGTCCGGACCCTGTTCAAGGAGACCATCGGCGTTGACCTGCCCGATCCGTTCCCGCGCATGACCTTCGCCGACGCCATGCGCGATTACGGCGTGGACAAGCCGGACCTGCGCTTCGAGCTCAAGCACATCGACATCACCGATGTGTTCAAGAACTCCGGGTTCAAGGTCTTTGCCTCCTCCGAGCTGGTCAAGGTCATGGTCGTGCCCGGCGGAGCCGAGCTGTCCCGCAAGGAGATCGACGAGTACACCAAGTTCGTCGAGATCTACGGCTCCAAGGGCTTGGCCTGGATCAAGGTCAAGGAGGACGGCGAGTGGCAGTCCCCCATCGTCAAATTCTTCTCCGAGGACGAGATCGCCACCCTGCGCGAGCGCTCCGGCTGCAAGCCCGGTGACATCCTGTTCTTCCAGGCCGGTCCGGCGGACATCGCCAACGCCGCTCTGGGCAACCTGCGCTGCGAACTGGGCAAGCGGTTCGGCCTGATCAAGGAAGGCGAATTCAAGCCCGTCTGGATCACGGACTTCCCGCTGCTCGAATGGGACCCGGACGAAAAGCGGTTCGTGGCCCGGCACCACCCCTTCACCTCGGCCCGGCCCGAGCAGATGCAGGTTCTCAAGGACGATCCGGGCCAGGCCATCGCCCGGGCCTACGACATCGTCATGAACGGCTATGAAGTGGGCGGCGGCTCCATCCGCATCCACACCGAGGACCAGCAGAAGGCCATGTTCGCCGCCCTGGGCATCCAGGAGGACGAGGCTAGAGAGAAGTTCGGATTTCTCATGGACGCCCTCAAGTTCGGCGCGCCGCCCCACGGCGGCATCGCCTTCGGCCTGGACCGGCTGATCATGATCCTGACCGGCTCCAAGTCCATCCGCGACGTCATCGCCTTCCCCAAGACCCAGAAGGCCACCTGCCTCATGACCGAGGCCCCGTCCGAGGTCCCCAGCAAGCAGCTGCGCGAATTGGGCATCCGGTTGCGCGAAAAGAAAAAAGAAGAATAG
- the def gene encoding peptide deformylase, which produces MKLQICTWPDEVLEAKAEPVAEITPELNELIDDMVQTMYESDGVGLAAPQVNRSIRLICVDQTGPKERGELRVLINPEIVECDGEVESEEGCLSCPELNVKVTRKERVKVKAMDREGKDVCVETDGLLAIILQHEIDHLDGVTLADRTGRLKKAMYRKKALRWK; this is translated from the coding sequence ATGAAATTGCAGATATGTACCTGGCCCGATGAGGTCCTGGAGGCCAAGGCCGAACCCGTGGCCGAGATCACGCCGGAGCTGAACGAACTCATCGACGACATGGTCCAGACCATGTACGAATCCGACGGCGTTGGACTGGCCGCGCCCCAGGTCAACCGGTCCATCCGGCTGATCTGCGTGGACCAGACCGGCCCCAAGGAACGCGGCGAGCTGCGCGTGCTGATCAACCCGGAAATCGTGGAATGCGACGGCGAGGTGGAGTCCGAAGAGGGCTGCCTGAGCTGCCCGGAGCTGAACGTCAAGGTCACGCGTAAGGAGCGGGTCAAGGTCAAGGCCATGGACCGCGAAGGCAAGGACGTCTGCGTGGAGACGGACGGCCTCCTGGCCATCATCCTGCAACACGAAATTGACCACCTGGACGGCGTGACCCTGGCCGACCGCACGGGGCGCTTAAAAAAAGCCATGTACCGCAAGAAGGCCCTTCGATGGAAGTAA